Proteins co-encoded in one Polynucleobacter sp. MG-6-Vaara-E2 genomic window:
- a CDS encoding DegT/DnrJ/EryC1/StrS aminotransferase family protein encodes MTKSNSVYVTRPTLPPLEEFIPYLTEIWKSNIVTNGGPFHQQLEQALCDYLEVNYISLFNNGTIALITALQALELKGEVITTPYSFVATANSLLWNGIQPVFVDIDPISLNLDPSRIEEAITDKTAAIMPVHCYGRPCDLEQIQKIAQKYNLKVIYDAAHAFGVRNQSGSILRSGDLSVLSFHATKVFNTFEGGAIVCHDIGTKKHIDQLKNFGFVDEVTIVAAGINGKMSEVNSAFGLLQLKCLDLAILKRKKIDEIYRAALRDIRGIDCIQLITDVINNYSYFPILVGPDYSISRDRLYEKLKEHGVYARRYFYPLISNLSMYKEFTSSSQSNLPIANDIAQKILCLPIYPDLELVDQEKIISLIRKFA; translated from the coding sequence ATGACAAAAAGTAATTCCGTGTATGTTACGCGCCCTACTCTTCCTCCACTAGAGGAATTCATTCCCTATTTAACTGAAATATGGAAAAGTAATATTGTTACCAATGGAGGCCCTTTTCATCAGCAGCTTGAGCAAGCTTTGTGCGATTATCTTGAGGTCAATTACATTTCCTTATTTAATAATGGCACAATTGCCCTCATTACGGCTTTACAAGCTTTAGAACTAAAAGGGGAGGTAATAACAACTCCATATTCTTTTGTTGCTACCGCCAATTCTCTTTTGTGGAATGGGATTCAACCCGTTTTTGTAGATATAGATCCAATTTCGCTTAATTTGGATCCCTCCAGAATTGAAGAAGCCATTACAGATAAGACTGCGGCAATAATGCCAGTCCATTGTTATGGACGACCATGTGATCTTGAGCAAATCCAGAAAATTGCCCAAAAATATAACTTAAAAGTTATATACGATGCTGCTCACGCTTTTGGGGTAAGAAATCAGTCTGGGAGTATCTTGCGTAGCGGTGACTTATCAGTGCTCAGTTTCCATGCCACAAAAGTATTTAATACCTTTGAGGGCGGAGCTATCGTTTGCCACGATATAGGCACAAAAAAACATATTGATCAACTCAAAAACTTCGGCTTCGTAGACGAAGTAACCATTGTTGCTGCTGGAATTAATGGAAAGATGAGCGAGGTTAATTCGGCATTTGGATTATTGCAGCTCAAGTGCTTGGATTTAGCTATATTGAAGAGGAAAAAAATCGATGAGATCTATCGCGCTGCGCTTCGCGATATCAGAGGCATAGATTGCATTCAATTAATTACAGATGTTATAAATAATTACTCATATTTTCCAATTTTAGTCGGGCCTGATTATTCAATTAGTCGCGATAGGTTGTATGAAAAACTAAAAGAGCATGGTGTATACGCCCGCAGATATTTTTATCCACTCATTTCAAATTTGAGCATGTATAAGGAATTTACTTCATCTTCGCAATCTAATTTGCCCATTGCAAATGACATAGCCCAAAAAATACTTTGCCTGCCAATTTATCCTGATCTGGAATTAGTGGATCAAGAGAAAATTATTAGTCTCATAAGAAAGTTTGCATAG